Genomic segment of Arachnia propionica:
GCGAAGTGCGGGGCGGCCGCGCTCATGATCGTCCCGGCCAGGAAGGTGAGCATGGCCGCGAGGAAGAGCGTCCGGGCGCGGTACCTGCGGTTCAGGAACGAGGAGATCGGCATGATCGCGGAGAGCACCAGCAGATACCCGGTCGTGACCCACTGCACGGTCGCGGTGTTCACCCCGAACTCGCCCATGAGTGCCGGGAAGGCGACGTTCATCGCGGTCTCCACGACCACCCCGGCGAACGACATGATGCCCACCGCGACGATGGAGACGACGAGGCGTGCATCGAGACGTCGTTCAAACCCTGACACGTTGTTGATCCTCATCTCTCATCCCGGACACGGCTGCAGCGTGAATCCCGCCGGTCCAATACTGGCCCATGACCTCCGAGCAAACCCCAAGGACCACTCATCGATACACCCACGGCCACGGTGCGGCGGTCTTGACCAGCCACTCCCGTCGCACCGCCCAGGACTCGGCGGGATACCTGCTCCCCCACCTGCGACAGGGCATGGACCTGCTCGACGTCGGTTGCGGACCCGCATCCGTCACCGCCGACCTGGCCGAGCTCGTCGCGCCCGGAAGGGTCGTGGGGCTCGACGCCTCGCCCGCCGTGCTCGACATCGCCCGGGCCCTCCTGGCAGAACGGGGCCTTCGAGACCGGGTGGAGTTGATGGAAGGCGACGTGTTCGCGCTGCCCTTCGACGACGACACCTTTGATGTCATCCACGCCCACCAGCTGCTCCAGCATCTGGACGATCCCGTGGCTGCGCTCGCCGAAATGCGTCGGGTGGTCCGTCCCGGGGGGATCGTCGCTGCGCGCGACGCCGTGTACTCGGCGGATGCGTGGTTTCCCCAGCCCGCGGGCATGGATTCGTGGCTGGAGGTCTACATGGCAACGGCCCGGGCCAACGGCGGGGAACCCGACGCGGGCAGCAGGCTGCTGGCGTGGTCGCGGGACGCGGGTTTCCGGGAGGTGACGACGTCGGCGTCGGCCTGGTGTTTCGCCACCGAGCAGGACCGTGAATGGTGGTCAGGCACCTGGGCGGAGCGGTGCCTGACCTCGTTCGGCCCGCGGGCGGTAGAACTCGGCCTGGCCACGACAAGCGACCTGGAGACGATGGCTGAGGCCTGGCGGCAGTGGGGCGCCAACGACGACGGCTGGTTCGTCGTCGTCCATGGCGAAGTCCTGCTCCGCGCCTGATCCGGCATCAGGTCAGGGCCTGCCCCGCCCGCGCCACGTCATCACGTTCAGGGAATGGGCAGGTCGTCCACTCCCCCGACCTCCTGCGCGGCCTGTATGAGGGCCAAGCCGATTGTTGGTACGGGTCACACCCTTGGTCAGGATGTCGCGGGCCTCGGCCTCCATGGAACGTCCATGTCGCTCGGCCTGCTCGGCGAGCTACCGCTTCACCGAATCATCCAGGCCCCGGACAACGATGGGTGCCATCGCAACCACCTTCCTCAAGTGATATCAAACATGATGTCAACTCGCCCGCAAGAGGCGCATCGAGAGCCCTGCCACTGGATAATGAAGACCCCGGAGCCGGGAGGGAACGTGTACACATCATCGACACGTCCGTGAAACGTGTCGAAAAATCACCAAAATTTCGACACGTCCCTCCGAGGGGCGCGAGATCATTCTGGATCACCTGAGCGCCTGGGAGAAGTTCCTGCACGGCGACCACGGTATGGATCCACTCGCGGTCATGACGCTGCCCCGTTATAAGTTCGAGGCCATCCCCCGGCCCGCTGGACCCTGGCTCTCGTGGAGGCGACGGATAGCCTACGAGGCACCGTGGAGCACGACATCCGCCGGATCCGGCCGAAACTCCCCGCCGGGGAACTGACCCGTCTGCTCTTCACGCAGCCCTATCTTCGAATAGCGAACGTGGTGGAAGCGGGACTGGCCCAGCGGCAGACGGCGTCCAAATGGCTGAATGAGCTGGCCACCACCGGCCTGATCGCCAAGGAGAAGATCGGCCGAAACGTCGTCTACATCAATCAGAAGCTGCTGAACGAACTGTTCACAACTCCCCTACCGGATTAGGCGGCCTCGCCTGAGCGGCCCACGCAACTGAGGTCGCTCCGATCTCGAGATGCTGGACTCAGTAGTGGTACCGGGCCTGGAGGATCACCAGGTCGTCGCCGTCGACGAGATACACGAGCCGGTGCTCCTCCGTGATGCGACGCGACCAAGCCCCGGGTGCCCCATACCTGAGTTGTTCGGGTTTCCCGATCCCACCGGAGGGATCGCGGAGGCAGGTGTCGATGAGCGCGTTGATCCGCTTGAGAATCCGGCTATCCGCGGCCTGCCAGTACGTGTAATCCTCCCAGGCCGAGGGATCCCACGCCAGGCGCACCTCAGTCCTCCCGGATGAGATCGTGTTCCTCGCTCCGTCCTTCCCGGGCCCTCTCGTAGGCGTCGAGCAGCCTTCGGGCATTGGCGGGGGAACGGAACAGGTAGGCCGTCTCCTGCCACGCGGCGTATTCATCGGCGGACATGAGAACGGCGTTCCCCTTGCGGGAAACGATCTCGACGGCAGTGCGATCGTCGTTGACCTGCTCGATGAGCGGGAACAACGTCCTGCGGGCCTCGCTGGCGCTGATGGACACGGCCACCCCTCCCCTGAAAGTGGTACGGATAAACGGTACCAGTCATTGCGCTTCGTTGCCGTTTTCCCTGCACGCCCACAAGGCCCTGGAGGAGGAATCACGGTTGCGCAGCACTCAACGCCGCATATCACCCCTGGAAGAGCAGAATCGGCGTTGAGTGCTGCGCAACCGGGTCGGTCACAGTCCGTTGATGGTGGTTTCGATCATGCTCAGGGCCTGTCGCTCGAAGGCGGGATCCGGGTTGACGAGCATGTGGATGGCGAGCCCGTCCACCAGCCCGTGCAGGAGCGTTGTCGCCCCTTCGACGTCGAGGTCCGGAGCGGTGAGCCCGGCCCGGTGAAGGTGGGCGATCATGTGGCGGCAGGCGTCCCGGACCGTTGCGTGGGCCACATCCAGGACCTCCTTGACGCGCTCATCACCGGGGGCCTCGGCTATGAGCGCAACGTTGACCTCCATCTCGGCCCGCCGTTCGGCGTCGAGGGGCAGAAGTTCCTTGATGACGGCGAGGACTAGCGCACGCGGATCCGGTTCGTACAGATGTTCCTCGATCCGCCCCTGCGCGCGCCGCCCCACCAGCTCCATGGCATGCACGAGCAGATCGGCCTTGCTGGGAAAGACATGCCTGAGCGAGCCGGTGGAGATCCCGGCCTCCGCCGCGACGGTGCGGATGGAGACCCCGCTGATGCCCTGGGCGTGGATCACCCGCCAGGTCGCCTCGGCGATCTCCTCTCGGCGACGGTCGTGATCAATGAGCTTGGGCATCCTCCATGGTAGCGCATTCGTGTTACCATAACTTTTACTAGCACGATCGTATTAACAACTTGGAGGGTCGATGTCTTCTTCCGACACCCCGGCACCGCCGCGGGAACGCCAGACACTGAACGGCGCGATACTCGCCAGCGGCGTGGATCAGGCCATCCAGTTCGTTCTTCCCCTGTTCGCCGGCGCGGTGCTCGGCCTGCCCCCGTGGCAGACCGGAATGCTGGTCGCGGCGAACGCGCTGGCGACGTTCATGATTCGCCCGTTCGCCGGCGTGGTCGTGGACCGCGCGGATCGTGGTGTCATCGCCGGCGCAGGTGCAGGGGTGTTCGCTGTCGGGTGCGGGCTCTACGCCCTGGCGACGGGCCTGCCGCTGGCGCTGATCGCCGCGACCGTGACCGGGGTGGCCGAGGCCTTCTTGTGGGTGGCGATCCGGGCGATCATCGGCGAGCGCCTGCCCGAGGACTCGGGCGTGTTCGCGAAGCTGGTGGCCGCGGAAGAAACCGGGGGCTGGGTGATCATGGTGCCCGCAATCATTCTGCTGTCCGCCGCCGGATACCAATGGATGTTCACCGGCGTCGCCGCCTGCTGCCTCGCGGCCGCCCTGGAATTTCTCAGCCTGCCGCGACGCGACGTGCCAGACGACGCGCTCGCAGGCGCGGAACTGTCGGGCACGTCACTTCGGGGACTCGGCGCCAGACTGCGACCGATGCTCGCGGCCGTGGTGGTCACGATGACCGCGGAAACGACGATCAGCCTGCTGCTGATCCTGCACCTGCAGCGCAGATTCCATCTAGGGGCGGTGCAGGTCGCCTACGTGTTCCTGCCCGGAGCCGTCGCGATGAGTTTCCTCCCGCCCCATCTACACCGCTTGGTCGTGCGGTTCGGCCGCCGCAGGATGCTGATGCTCGGTTCCGTGGCGAGCGCGCTGTTCGCCGTCGGCCTCGCCTTTGCGCCGAGTCCCCCGTGGATCGCGGCGCTCTGGGTGCTCTCCGCGGTCACCTGGTCCTGCGTGATTCCGGTGGAACAGTCCGTGATCGCCGAGGCTGCGGGCAGCACGCATCTCGGTCGCGGGTTGGGTCTCTACGAGGCGGCATGTCTCGCCGGGGCGACCATTGGTTCCCTCGCCGCCGGTTTCCTCTACGAATCGGGAAGCTGGCTGCTGGCCTGTGCCGCGTGTGCGGTGATCATCTTCTCCGGCGCCGTCTTGGTCCCGGCCGCGGTGAAACGCCTCGGCGTCGCCGACCACCCCGCGCCACCAAGCGATGACCTTTTCGGCCCGACGTCACCTACGAGGCGTTGAAGGACGTGCGCTTCCCTTGCCAGCCGGTCGCACGCAGGAACTGTTCCCATGTGAGGGCTTCCGGGGTGATGCGACGACTCCATTCCAGGTCGCGCCCCAGCCTGAAATAGCCGTGGTCCACGGCGTAGTTCACCATGCCCAGGAGCTCTTTCATCTGCAGTTCGTCCGAAGCGAATTCGGGAAACCAGCGGAGCAGTCCGTCGCGCGTGAATGCATTGCGATACTCGGCTCTTATTCCGGTGACCCGTTGGAAGGTCTCCACCATTTCCCGCGGTGAGATGATGTCCCCCACCAGCGGGAGGGTCTCTCCTTGGTAGAGCTCGGGGTGCGTGAGGATTTCGAGGACAGCCGGACCTGTCGCGGTCAGTGGATCCACGAAGGGCGCACGGAAATCCTCGGGCAGGTAGATGGGCAGCAGGAGAACGTCGTCTTCCATGCGTGGCACGTAGTATTCCAGCAGGTTGGTGTAGAAGAAGGCCAGCATCACGAAGGTGTGCGCGACGGGCAGTGTGCGGATGTGGTCTGCGATCCGCGCCTTGTCGGTGAAGTGCGGAGCGAACAGCTTGCCGCCCGAGATTTCATCCACGTTTTCAAGGGTGCTGAAGACGATGTGCTCGACGCCCGCCCGCACTGCCGCGTCCGCCAGTCGGCATCCCAGCTCGAACTCGCACGAGTTCTCCGGAGGCGTGGGTGGGGTCACGAGGAAGGCGTTCCGCGCGCCCGTGAAAGCGGCGAACCATTCGTCGTCATGCCCCGGCTCCAGCGGGGCCGCGGCGACATCTGCGCCCAGCCGCGCGAGTTCCCGCGCCTGCG
This window contains:
- a CDS encoding NmrA/HSCARG family protein; its protein translation is MTSTAPLVAVAGGTSKQGRSVVRTLLADGRFRVRALTRDPSSPQARELARLGADVAAAPLEPGHDDEWFAAFTGARNAFLVTPPTPPENSCEFELGCRLADAAVRAGVEHIVFSTLENVDEISGGKLFAPHFTDKARIADHIRTLPVAHTFVMLAFFYTNLLEYYVPRMEDDVLLLPIYLPEDFRAPFVDPLTATGPAVLEILTHPELYQGETLPLVGDIISPREMVETFQRVTGIRAEYRNAFTRDGLLRWFPEFASDELQMKELLGMVNYAVDHGYFRLGRDLEWSRRITPEALTWEQFLRATGWQGKRTSFNAS
- a CDS encoding TetR/AcrR family transcriptional regulator is translated as MPKLIDHDRRREEIAEATWRVIHAQGISGVSIRTVAAEAGISTGSLRHVFPSKADLLVHAMELVGRRAQGRIEEHLYEPDPRALVLAVIKELLPLDAERRAEMEVNVALIAEAPGDERVKEVLDVAHATVRDACRHMIAHLHRAGLTAPDLDVEGATTLLHGLVDGLAIHMLVNPDPAFERQALSMIETTINGL
- a CDS encoding Txe/YoeB family addiction module toxin → MRLAWDPSAWEDYTYWQAADSRILKRINALIDTCLRDPSGGIGKPEQLRYGAPGAWSRRITEEHRLVYLVDGDDLVILQARYHY
- a CDS encoding type II toxin-antitoxin system Phd/YefM family antitoxin — translated: MSISASEARRTLFPLIEQVNDDRTAVEIVSRKGNAVLMSADEYAAWQETAYLFRSPANARRLLDAYERAREGRSEEHDLIRED
- a CDS encoding MFS transporter; the protein is MSSSDTPAPPRERQTLNGAILASGVDQAIQFVLPLFAGAVLGLPPWQTGMLVAANALATFMIRPFAGVVVDRADRGVIAGAGAGVFAVGCGLYALATGLPLALIAATVTGVAEAFLWVAIRAIIGERLPEDSGVFAKLVAAEETGGWVIMVPAIILLSAAGYQWMFTGVAACCLAAALEFLSLPRRDVPDDALAGAELSGTSLRGLGARLRPMLAAVVVTMTAETTISLLLILHLQRRFHLGAVQVAYVFLPGAVAMSFLPPHLHRLVVRFGRRRMLMLGSVASALFAVGLAFAPSPPWIAALWVLSAVTWSCVIPVEQSVIAEAAGSTHLGRGLGLYEAACLAGATIGSLAAGFLYESGSWLLACAACAVIIFSGAVLVPAAVKRLGVADHPAPPSDDLFGPTSPTRR
- a CDS encoding class I SAM-dependent methyltransferase, which produces MTSEQTPRTTHRYTHGHGAAVLTSHSRRTAQDSAGYLLPHLRQGMDLLDVGCGPASVTADLAELVAPGRVVGLDASPAVLDIARALLAERGLRDRVELMEGDVFALPFDDDTFDVIHAHQLLQHLDDPVAALAEMRRVVRPGGIVAARDAVYSADAWFPQPAGMDSWLEVYMATARANGGEPDAGSRLLAWSRDAGFREVTTSASAWCFATEQDREWWSGTWAERCLTSFGPRAVELGLATTSDLETMAEAWRQWGANDDGWFVVVHGEVLLRA